In Doryrhamphus excisus isolate RoL2022-K1 chromosome 7, RoL_Dexc_1.0, whole genome shotgun sequence, one genomic interval encodes:
- the LOC131132821 gene encoding AP-2 complex subunit alpha-2-like isoform X3, which produces MPAVSKGDGMRGLAVFISDIRNCKSKEAEIKRVNKELANIRSKFKGDKALDGYSKKKYVCKLLFIFLLGHDIDFGHMEAVNLLSSNKYTEKQIGYLFISVLVNSNSDLIRLINNAIKNDLVSRNPTFTNLALHCIANVGSREMAEAFASEIPRILVAGDTMDSVKQSAALCLLRLNRTSPDLVPMGEWTSRVVHLLNDQHLGVVTAATSLITTLAQKSPDDFKTSVSLAVARLSRIVTSASIDLQDYTYYFVAAPWLSVKLLRLLQCYPPPEDGALRSRLTECLETILNKAQEPPKSKKVQHSNAKNAVLFEAISLIIHHDSEPTLLVRACNQLGQFLQHRETNLRYLALESMCMLASSEFSHEAVKTHMETVINALKTERDVSVRQRAVDLLYAMCDRSNAKQIVAEMLSYLETADYSIREEIVLKVAILAEKYAVDYTWYVDTILNLIRIAGDYVSEEVWYRVIQIVINRDDVQGYAAKTVFEALQRPACHENLVKVGGYILGEFGNLIAGDPRSSPLVQFNLLHSKFHLCSVPTRALLLSAYIKFINLFPEVKTTIQDVLRSDSQLRNADVELQQRAVEYLRLSCIATTDILATVLEEMPPFPERESSILAKLKRKKGPGNLPDIDDTRRNMNGNAEHSVTGDGANTNSTHPFNDLLNLNSAPDAGSSLLVDVFSDVTPAPAASVAATVSEESFDKFVCKNNGVLFENQLLQIGLKCEYRQNLGRMYVFFGNKTSSQFLSFSSTVRSEDTLNTQLNVHAKMVDPVIEGGAQVQQILNIECVSDFSDAPVLDIQFRYGGALQNISIKLPVMLNKFFQPTEMTSDDFFQRWKQLGLPQQEVQKIFKAKHPMDIEVTKAKILGFGVALLEGVDPNPANFVGAGVVHSKSSQVGCLLRLEPNKQAQVWTHTHTHTHREECKVMWCLSHQMYRLTLRTSRDSVSQRLCDLLSDQF; this is translated from the exons ATGCCTGCGGTCTCGAAAGGGGACGGAATGCGCGGCCTGGCCGTGTTCATTTCCGACATCAGGAACT GCAAAAGTAAAGAGGCAGAAATTAAGAGGGTCAACAAAGAACTGGCCAACATCCGCTCCAAGTTCAAAG GTGACAAGGCTCTGGATGGCTACAGTAAGAAGAAGTACGTCTGCAAGCTGCTCTTCATCTTTCTTCTGGGCCACGATATCGACTTTGGGCACATGGAGGCCGTCAACCTTCTCAGCTCCAACAAATACACGGAGAAACAAATT GGTTACTTGTTCATCTCCGTGCTGGTGAACTCCAACAGCGACCTCATCCGTCTCATCAACAACGCCATCAAGAACGACCTGGTCAGCCGCAACCCTACCTTCACGAATCTCGCCCTGCATTGCATCGCCAACGTGGGCAGCAGAGAAATGGCCGAGGCCTTCGCTTCCGAAATCCCTCGCATCTTAGTGGCGGG GGACACCATGGACAGCGTCAAGCAGAGTGCGGCACTCTGTCTCCTCCGTCTCAACAGGACGTCACCTGACCTGGTGCCCATGGGCGAGTGGACGTCCCGAGTGGTGCATCTGCTGAATGACCAGCACCTG ggcGTGGTCACGGCAGCCACCAGCCTCATCACCACGCTGGCCCAGAAGAGTCCTGATGACTTCAAAACCTCCGTGTCGCTGGCCGTGGCCCGACTCAGCAGG ATTGTTACGTCAGCATCCATTGACCTTCAGGACTACACATACTACTTTGTTGCAGCACCTTGGCTCTCCGTCAAACTACTACGACTACTGCAGTGCTACCCTCCACCTG AGGACGGGGCGCTGCGGAGTCGTTTGACGGAATGCCTGGAGACCATCCTGAACAAAGCCCAGGAGCCACCCAAGTCCAAGAAGGTCCAACACTCCAACGCGAAGAACGCGGTTCTGTTTGAAGCCATTTCACTCATCATCCACCATGACAG TGAGCCCACCCTGCTGGTGCGAGCGTGCAACCAGCTGGGCCAGTTCCTGCAGCACAGGGAGACCAACCTGCGGTACTTGGCCCTGGAGAGCATGTGCATGCTGGCCAGCTCTGAGTTTTCCCACGAGGCTGTGAAGACGCACATGGAAACTGTCATTAATGCTCTGAAG accGAGCGAGATGTGAGCGTCCGTCAGCGGGCGGTGGACCTTCTCTACGCCATGTGCGACCGCAGCAATGCTAAGCAGATTGTGGCGGAGATGCTGAGCTACCTGGAGACCGCCGACTACTCCATCAGAGAGGAGATT GTGCTGAAGGTGGCCATCCTGGCGGAGAAGTATGCCGTGGACTACACCTGGTACGTAGACACCATCCTCAACCTCATCCGCATCGCAGGAGACTACGTCAGCGAGGAGGTGTGGTACCGCGTCATCCAGATCGTCATCAACCGAGACGACGTGCAAGGCTATGCCGCCAAGACTGTGTTTGAG GCCCTTCAAAGACCGGCCTGCCACGAGAACCTGGTCAAAGTGGGCGGGTACATCCTGGGAGAGTTTGGGAACCTGATTGCCGGCGACCCGCGCTCCAG CCCCCTGGTCCAGTTCAACCTCCTGCACTCCAAGTTTCACCTGTGCTCGGTGCCCACGCGGGCACTGCTGCTGTCCGCCTACATCAAGTTCATCAACCTGTTCCCGGAGGTGAAGACCACCATCCAGGACGTGCTGCGCTCAGATAGCCAGCTCCGTAACGCCGACGTGGAGCTCCAGCAGAGAGCCGTGGAGTACCTGAGGCTCAGCTGCATCGCCACCACTGACATCCTG GCCACCGTCTTGGAGGAGATGCCTCCGTTCCCCGAGAGAGAGTCGTCCATCCTGGCCAAGCTGAAGAGGAAGAAGGGGCCGGGAAACCTGCCCGACATCGACGACACTCGCCGCAACATGAACGGCAACGCGGAGCACAGCGTCACCGGAGACGGCGCCAACACG AACTCCACCCACCCCTTCAATGACTTGCTGAACCTAAACTCCGCCCCCGATGCCGGTTCCAGTCTGCTGGTGGACGTCTTCTCCGACGTCACGCCTGCCCCCGCCGCCTCTGTCGCTGCCACCGTGTCTGAGGAAAGCTTTGACAA GTTTGTGTGTAAGAACAATGGTGTTCTCTTTGAGAATCAACTTCTGCAGATCGGCCTCAAGTGCGAGTATCGGCAGAACCTGG GTCGCATGTACGTGTTCTTTGGCAACAAGACGTCCAGTCAGTTCCTCAGCTTCTCCTCGACCGTACGCAGCGAGGACACGCTCAACACACA GCTGAACGTCCACGCCAAGATGGTTGACCCGGTCATAGAGGGCGGGGCCCAGGTTCAGCAGATCCTCAACATCGAGTGCGTGTCTGACTTCAGTGATGCCCCCGTGCTCGACATCCAGttcag gtacgGCGGCGCCCTGCAGAACATCTCCATCAAACTCCCCGTCATGCTCAACAAGTTCTTCCAGCCCACTGAGATGACGTCAGATGACTTCTTCCAGCGCTGGAAGCAGCTTGGCCT GCCCCAGCAGGAAGTCCAGAAGATTTTCAAAGCTAAACACCCGATGGACATCGAGGTCACCAAAGCCAAG ATTCTAGGTTTCGGTGTGGCTCTGCTGGAGGGTGTTGATCCAAACCCTGCTAACTTTGTTGGTGCTGGAGTGGTCCACAGTAAAAGTTCTCAGGTGGGATGTCTTCTCAGGCTGGAGCCCAACAAACAAGCGCAggtatggacacacacacacacacacacacacagagaagagTGTAAAGTAATGTGGTGTTTGTCCCATCAGATGTATCGTCTCACGCTGAGGACCAGCAGGGACTCTGTGTCCCAGAGACTTTGTGATCTGCTCTCAGATCAGTTCTAG
- the LOC131132821 gene encoding AP-2 complex subunit alpha-2-like isoform X2 produces the protein MPAVSKGDGMRGLAVFISDIRNCKSKEAEIKRVNKELANIRSKFKGDKALDGYSKKKYVCKLLFIFLLGHDIDFGHMEAVNLLSSNKYTEKQIGYLFISVLVNSNSDLIRLINNAIKNDLVSRNPTFTNLALHCIANVGSREMAEAFASEIPRILVAGDTMDSVKQSAALCLLRLNRTSPDLVPMGEWTSRVVHLLNDQHLGVVTAATSLITTLAQKSPDDFKTSVSLAVARLSRIVTSASIDLQDYTYYFVAAPWLSVKLLRLLQCYPPPEDGALRSRLTECLETILNKAQEPPKSKKVQHSNAKNAVLFEAISLIIHHDSEPTLLVRACNQLGQFLQHRETNLRYLALESMCMLASSEFSHEAVKTHMETVINALKTERDVSVRQRAVDLLYAMCDRSNAKQIVAEMLSYLETADYSIREEIVLKVAILAEKYAVDYTWYVDTILNLIRIAGDYVSEEVWYRVIQIVINRDDVQGYAAKTVFEALQRPACHENLVKVGGYILGEFGNLIAGDPRSSPLVQFNLLHSKFHLCSVPTRALLLSAYIKFINLFPEVKTTIQDVLRSDSQLRNADVELQQRAVEYLRLSCIATTDILATVLEEMPPFPERESSILAKLKRKKGPGNLPDIDDTRRNMNGNAEHSVTGDGANTSSPPMMTVLPANRPRPAPSCAATMNSTHPFNDLLNLNSAPDAGSSLLVDVFSDVTPAPAASVAATVSEESFDKFVCKNNGVLFENQLLQIGLKCEYRQNLGRMYVFFGNKTSSQFLSFSSTVRSEDTLNTQLNVHAKMVDPVIEGGAQVQQILNIECVSDFSDAPVLDIQFRYGGALQNISIKLPVMLNKFFQPTEMTSDDFFQRWKQLGLPQQEVQKIFKAKHPMDIEVTKAKILGFGVALLEGVDPNPANFVGAGVVHSKSSQVGCLLRLEPNKQAQMYRLTLRTSRDSVSQRLCDLLSDQF, from the exons ATGCCTGCGGTCTCGAAAGGGGACGGAATGCGCGGCCTGGCCGTGTTCATTTCCGACATCAGGAACT GCAAAAGTAAAGAGGCAGAAATTAAGAGGGTCAACAAAGAACTGGCCAACATCCGCTCCAAGTTCAAAG GTGACAAGGCTCTGGATGGCTACAGTAAGAAGAAGTACGTCTGCAAGCTGCTCTTCATCTTTCTTCTGGGCCACGATATCGACTTTGGGCACATGGAGGCCGTCAACCTTCTCAGCTCCAACAAATACACGGAGAAACAAATT GGTTACTTGTTCATCTCCGTGCTGGTGAACTCCAACAGCGACCTCATCCGTCTCATCAACAACGCCATCAAGAACGACCTGGTCAGCCGCAACCCTACCTTCACGAATCTCGCCCTGCATTGCATCGCCAACGTGGGCAGCAGAGAAATGGCCGAGGCCTTCGCTTCCGAAATCCCTCGCATCTTAGTGGCGGG GGACACCATGGACAGCGTCAAGCAGAGTGCGGCACTCTGTCTCCTCCGTCTCAACAGGACGTCACCTGACCTGGTGCCCATGGGCGAGTGGACGTCCCGAGTGGTGCATCTGCTGAATGACCAGCACCTG ggcGTGGTCACGGCAGCCACCAGCCTCATCACCACGCTGGCCCAGAAGAGTCCTGATGACTTCAAAACCTCCGTGTCGCTGGCCGTGGCCCGACTCAGCAGG ATTGTTACGTCAGCATCCATTGACCTTCAGGACTACACATACTACTTTGTTGCAGCACCTTGGCTCTCCGTCAAACTACTACGACTACTGCAGTGCTACCCTCCACCTG AGGACGGGGCGCTGCGGAGTCGTTTGACGGAATGCCTGGAGACCATCCTGAACAAAGCCCAGGAGCCACCCAAGTCCAAGAAGGTCCAACACTCCAACGCGAAGAACGCGGTTCTGTTTGAAGCCATTTCACTCATCATCCACCATGACAG TGAGCCCACCCTGCTGGTGCGAGCGTGCAACCAGCTGGGCCAGTTCCTGCAGCACAGGGAGACCAACCTGCGGTACTTGGCCCTGGAGAGCATGTGCATGCTGGCCAGCTCTGAGTTTTCCCACGAGGCTGTGAAGACGCACATGGAAACTGTCATTAATGCTCTGAAG accGAGCGAGATGTGAGCGTCCGTCAGCGGGCGGTGGACCTTCTCTACGCCATGTGCGACCGCAGCAATGCTAAGCAGATTGTGGCGGAGATGCTGAGCTACCTGGAGACCGCCGACTACTCCATCAGAGAGGAGATT GTGCTGAAGGTGGCCATCCTGGCGGAGAAGTATGCCGTGGACTACACCTGGTACGTAGACACCATCCTCAACCTCATCCGCATCGCAGGAGACTACGTCAGCGAGGAGGTGTGGTACCGCGTCATCCAGATCGTCATCAACCGAGACGACGTGCAAGGCTATGCCGCCAAGACTGTGTTTGAG GCCCTTCAAAGACCGGCCTGCCACGAGAACCTGGTCAAAGTGGGCGGGTACATCCTGGGAGAGTTTGGGAACCTGATTGCCGGCGACCCGCGCTCCAG CCCCCTGGTCCAGTTCAACCTCCTGCACTCCAAGTTTCACCTGTGCTCGGTGCCCACGCGGGCACTGCTGCTGTCCGCCTACATCAAGTTCATCAACCTGTTCCCGGAGGTGAAGACCACCATCCAGGACGTGCTGCGCTCAGATAGCCAGCTCCGTAACGCCGACGTGGAGCTCCAGCAGAGAGCCGTGGAGTACCTGAGGCTCAGCTGCATCGCCACCACTGACATCCTG GCCACCGTCTTGGAGGAGATGCCTCCGTTCCCCGAGAGAGAGTCGTCCATCCTGGCCAAGCTGAAGAGGAAGAAGGGGCCGGGAAACCTGCCCGACATCGACGACACTCGCCGCAACATGAACGGCAACGCGGAGCACAGCGTCACCGGAGACGGCGCCAACACG TCTTCTCCTCCAATGATGACGGTGCTTCCCGCCAACAGGCCCCGCCCGGCCCCTTCCTGTGCTGCCACGATG AACTCCACCCACCCCTTCAATGACTTGCTGAACCTAAACTCCGCCCCCGATGCCGGTTCCAGTCTGCTGGTGGACGTCTTCTCCGACGTCACGCCTGCCCCCGCCGCCTCTGTCGCTGCCACCGTGTCTGAGGAAAGCTTTGACAA GTTTGTGTGTAAGAACAATGGTGTTCTCTTTGAGAATCAACTTCTGCAGATCGGCCTCAAGTGCGAGTATCGGCAGAACCTGG GTCGCATGTACGTGTTCTTTGGCAACAAGACGTCCAGTCAGTTCCTCAGCTTCTCCTCGACCGTACGCAGCGAGGACACGCTCAACACACA GCTGAACGTCCACGCCAAGATGGTTGACCCGGTCATAGAGGGCGGGGCCCAGGTTCAGCAGATCCTCAACATCGAGTGCGTGTCTGACTTCAGTGATGCCCCCGTGCTCGACATCCAGttcag gtacgGCGGCGCCCTGCAGAACATCTCCATCAAACTCCCCGTCATGCTCAACAAGTTCTTCCAGCCCACTGAGATGACGTCAGATGACTTCTTCCAGCGCTGGAAGCAGCTTGGCCT GCCCCAGCAGGAAGTCCAGAAGATTTTCAAAGCTAAACACCCGATGGACATCGAGGTCACCAAAGCCAAG ATTCTAGGTTTCGGTGTGGCTCTGCTGGAGGGTGTTGATCCAAACCCTGCTAACTTTGTTGGTGCTGGAGTGGTCCACAGTAAAAGTTCTCAGGTGGGATGTCTTCTCAGGCTGGAGCCCAACAAACAAGCGCAg ATGTATCGTCTCACGCTGAGGACCAGCAGGGACTCTGTGTCCCAGAGACTTTGTGATCTGCTCTCAGATCAGTTCTAG
- the LOC131132821 gene encoding AP-2 complex subunit alpha-2-like isoform X1: MPAVSKGDGMRGLAVFISDIRNCKSKEAEIKRVNKELANIRSKFKGDKALDGYSKKKYVCKLLFIFLLGHDIDFGHMEAVNLLSSNKYTEKQIGYLFISVLVNSNSDLIRLINNAIKNDLVSRNPTFTNLALHCIANVGSREMAEAFASEIPRILVAGDTMDSVKQSAALCLLRLNRTSPDLVPMGEWTSRVVHLLNDQHLGVVTAATSLITTLAQKSPDDFKTSVSLAVARLSRIVTSASIDLQDYTYYFVAAPWLSVKLLRLLQCYPPPEDGALRSRLTECLETILNKAQEPPKSKKVQHSNAKNAVLFEAISLIIHHDSEPTLLVRACNQLGQFLQHRETNLRYLALESMCMLASSEFSHEAVKTHMETVINALKTERDVSVRQRAVDLLYAMCDRSNAKQIVAEMLSYLETADYSIREEIVLKVAILAEKYAVDYTWYVDTILNLIRIAGDYVSEEVWYRVIQIVINRDDVQGYAAKTVFEALQRPACHENLVKVGGYILGEFGNLIAGDPRSSPLVQFNLLHSKFHLCSVPTRALLLSAYIKFINLFPEVKTTIQDVLRSDSQLRNADVELQQRAVEYLRLSCIATTDILATVLEEMPPFPERESSILAKLKRKKGPGNLPDIDDTRRNMNGNAEHSVTGDGANTSSPPMMTVLPANRPRPAPSCAATMNSTHPFNDLLNLNSAPDAGSSLLVDVFSDVTPAPAASVAATVSEESFDKFVCKNNGVLFENQLLQIGLKCEYRQNLGRMYVFFGNKTSSQFLSFSSTVRSEDTLNTQLNVHAKMVDPVIEGGAQVQQILNIECVSDFSDAPVLDIQFRYGGALQNISIKLPVMLNKFFQPTEMTSDDFFQRWKQLGLPQQEVQKIFKAKHPMDIEVTKAKILGFGVALLEGVDPNPANFVGAGVVHSKSSQVGCLLRLEPNKQAQVWTHTHTHTHREECKVMWCLSHQMYRLTLRTSRDSVSQRLCDLLSDQF; this comes from the exons ATGCCTGCGGTCTCGAAAGGGGACGGAATGCGCGGCCTGGCCGTGTTCATTTCCGACATCAGGAACT GCAAAAGTAAAGAGGCAGAAATTAAGAGGGTCAACAAAGAACTGGCCAACATCCGCTCCAAGTTCAAAG GTGACAAGGCTCTGGATGGCTACAGTAAGAAGAAGTACGTCTGCAAGCTGCTCTTCATCTTTCTTCTGGGCCACGATATCGACTTTGGGCACATGGAGGCCGTCAACCTTCTCAGCTCCAACAAATACACGGAGAAACAAATT GGTTACTTGTTCATCTCCGTGCTGGTGAACTCCAACAGCGACCTCATCCGTCTCATCAACAACGCCATCAAGAACGACCTGGTCAGCCGCAACCCTACCTTCACGAATCTCGCCCTGCATTGCATCGCCAACGTGGGCAGCAGAGAAATGGCCGAGGCCTTCGCTTCCGAAATCCCTCGCATCTTAGTGGCGGG GGACACCATGGACAGCGTCAAGCAGAGTGCGGCACTCTGTCTCCTCCGTCTCAACAGGACGTCACCTGACCTGGTGCCCATGGGCGAGTGGACGTCCCGAGTGGTGCATCTGCTGAATGACCAGCACCTG ggcGTGGTCACGGCAGCCACCAGCCTCATCACCACGCTGGCCCAGAAGAGTCCTGATGACTTCAAAACCTCCGTGTCGCTGGCCGTGGCCCGACTCAGCAGG ATTGTTACGTCAGCATCCATTGACCTTCAGGACTACACATACTACTTTGTTGCAGCACCTTGGCTCTCCGTCAAACTACTACGACTACTGCAGTGCTACCCTCCACCTG AGGACGGGGCGCTGCGGAGTCGTTTGACGGAATGCCTGGAGACCATCCTGAACAAAGCCCAGGAGCCACCCAAGTCCAAGAAGGTCCAACACTCCAACGCGAAGAACGCGGTTCTGTTTGAAGCCATTTCACTCATCATCCACCATGACAG TGAGCCCACCCTGCTGGTGCGAGCGTGCAACCAGCTGGGCCAGTTCCTGCAGCACAGGGAGACCAACCTGCGGTACTTGGCCCTGGAGAGCATGTGCATGCTGGCCAGCTCTGAGTTTTCCCACGAGGCTGTGAAGACGCACATGGAAACTGTCATTAATGCTCTGAAG accGAGCGAGATGTGAGCGTCCGTCAGCGGGCGGTGGACCTTCTCTACGCCATGTGCGACCGCAGCAATGCTAAGCAGATTGTGGCGGAGATGCTGAGCTACCTGGAGACCGCCGACTACTCCATCAGAGAGGAGATT GTGCTGAAGGTGGCCATCCTGGCGGAGAAGTATGCCGTGGACTACACCTGGTACGTAGACACCATCCTCAACCTCATCCGCATCGCAGGAGACTACGTCAGCGAGGAGGTGTGGTACCGCGTCATCCAGATCGTCATCAACCGAGACGACGTGCAAGGCTATGCCGCCAAGACTGTGTTTGAG GCCCTTCAAAGACCGGCCTGCCACGAGAACCTGGTCAAAGTGGGCGGGTACATCCTGGGAGAGTTTGGGAACCTGATTGCCGGCGACCCGCGCTCCAG CCCCCTGGTCCAGTTCAACCTCCTGCACTCCAAGTTTCACCTGTGCTCGGTGCCCACGCGGGCACTGCTGCTGTCCGCCTACATCAAGTTCATCAACCTGTTCCCGGAGGTGAAGACCACCATCCAGGACGTGCTGCGCTCAGATAGCCAGCTCCGTAACGCCGACGTGGAGCTCCAGCAGAGAGCCGTGGAGTACCTGAGGCTCAGCTGCATCGCCACCACTGACATCCTG GCCACCGTCTTGGAGGAGATGCCTCCGTTCCCCGAGAGAGAGTCGTCCATCCTGGCCAAGCTGAAGAGGAAGAAGGGGCCGGGAAACCTGCCCGACATCGACGACACTCGCCGCAACATGAACGGCAACGCGGAGCACAGCGTCACCGGAGACGGCGCCAACACG TCTTCTCCTCCAATGATGACGGTGCTTCCCGCCAACAGGCCCCGCCCGGCCCCTTCCTGTGCTGCCACGATG AACTCCACCCACCCCTTCAATGACTTGCTGAACCTAAACTCCGCCCCCGATGCCGGTTCCAGTCTGCTGGTGGACGTCTTCTCCGACGTCACGCCTGCCCCCGCCGCCTCTGTCGCTGCCACCGTGTCTGAGGAAAGCTTTGACAA GTTTGTGTGTAAGAACAATGGTGTTCTCTTTGAGAATCAACTTCTGCAGATCGGCCTCAAGTGCGAGTATCGGCAGAACCTGG GTCGCATGTACGTGTTCTTTGGCAACAAGACGTCCAGTCAGTTCCTCAGCTTCTCCTCGACCGTACGCAGCGAGGACACGCTCAACACACA GCTGAACGTCCACGCCAAGATGGTTGACCCGGTCATAGAGGGCGGGGCCCAGGTTCAGCAGATCCTCAACATCGAGTGCGTGTCTGACTTCAGTGATGCCCCCGTGCTCGACATCCAGttcag gtacgGCGGCGCCCTGCAGAACATCTCCATCAAACTCCCCGTCATGCTCAACAAGTTCTTCCAGCCCACTGAGATGACGTCAGATGACTTCTTCCAGCGCTGGAAGCAGCTTGGCCT GCCCCAGCAGGAAGTCCAGAAGATTTTCAAAGCTAAACACCCGATGGACATCGAGGTCACCAAAGCCAAG ATTCTAGGTTTCGGTGTGGCTCTGCTGGAGGGTGTTGATCCAAACCCTGCTAACTTTGTTGGTGCTGGAGTGGTCCACAGTAAAAGTTCTCAGGTGGGATGTCTTCTCAGGCTGGAGCCCAACAAACAAGCGCAggtatggacacacacacacacacacacacacagagaagagTGTAAAGTAATGTGGTGTTTGTCCCATCAGATGTATCGTCTCACGCTGAGGACCAGCAGGGACTCTGTGTCCCAGAGACTTTGTGATCTGCTCTCAGATCAGTTCTAG